The Pseudophryne corroboree isolate aPseCor3 chromosome 10, aPseCor3.hap2, whole genome shotgun sequence DNA segment atctgcaatacttgtacatagttattgttaactaattcgggttattgtttaggaagccatctttcagaggctccgctgttatcatactgttaactgggtttagatcacaagttgtacggtgtgattggtgtggctggtatgagtcttacccgggattcaaaatcctcccttattgtgtacgctcgtccgggcacagtacctaactggagtctggaggagggtcatggggggaggagccagtacacaccacctgacctgtaaaagctttacttttgtgccctgtctcctgcggagccgctattccccatggtcctttcaggaaccccagcatccactacggactccgagaaatagaattatcggtaagtaaattcttattttctatcagcaggttccttgagggcggccgtgtccggagacggcagtgccaccttctttgatagacgtgtgcgcgctttatccaccctagggggcgtctcccagcgtaacctgtcctctggcgggaaagggtacgccattagtaactttttagaaattaccagtttcttatcgggggaagcccacgcttcttcacatacttcatttaattaatcagatgggggaaaaaccactggtagttttttctctccaaacattatacccttttttgtggtacctggggtaacatcagaaatgtgcaagacatttttcattgccgcaatcatataacgggtggctctattggaatgtacactcgtctcctcgtcgtcgacactggagtcagtatccgtgtcgacatctgtgtctgccatctgaggtagcggccgttttaaggcccctgatggcttttgagacgcctgggcaagcacgagctgagaagccggctgtcccacatctgttatgtcgtcaaacctcttatgtaaagagtcgacattatcacgtaattccttccacattaccatccattcaggtgtcgaccccgcagggggtgacatcacatttatcggcacctgcaccgcctccacataagcctcctcatcaaacatgtcgacacagccgtaccgacacaccgcacacacacagggaatgctctgactgaggacaggaccccacaaaagccctttggggagacagagagagtatgccagcacacaccagagcgctatataacacagggattaacactataactgagtgatttttcccaatagctgcttatatatgtaaaactgcgcctaaatttagtgcccccctctcttttttaccctgtgtagtctggaaactgcaggggagagcctgggagcgatccttccagcggagctgtgaggtaaaatggcgccagtgtgctgagggagatagccccgcccctttttcggcggacttctcccgcttttttatggatatctggcaggggtatttttcacatatatagtctctatgactatattatgtgatcTTTATGCCAGCAAGGtattctatattgctgcccagggcgcccccccccccccccccagcgccctgcacccatcagtgaccggagtgtgaggtgtgcatggggagcaatggcgcacagctgcagtgctgtgcgctaccttgatgaagaccgaagtcttctgccgccgatttccaggaagtcttcttgcttctggctctgtaagggggacggcggcgcggctccgggaccggatgaccgaggctgggcctgtgttcgatccccctggagctaatggtgtccagtagcctagaagcccaagctagctgcaagcaggtaggttcgcttctctccccttagtccctcgtagcagtgagtctgttgtcagcagatctcactgaaaataaaaaaactaaaatatactttctttttctaagagctcaggagagcccctagtgtgcatccagctcagccggacacaaaattctaactgaggtctggaggagggtcatagagggaggagccagtgcacactaggtagtcctaaagctttctttagttgtgcccagtctcctgcggagccgctattccccatggtccttacggagtcccagcatccacttaggacgttagagaaatttctgGTAATGAactcctggggtatatttactaaacattTTGCTGGCAGGATGGTTTTGCTACTAGTATTATTGCAGTTTTTTGTCCTGCGGGCGATACAGGCGACAATTGGTGGCATCACAGAGCTCCTGGTTAGTGAATATACCCATTGCCTTCTCTAGGtatctggtttttttttagcaagTACTGTAACTCAGGCAACAGTGATGACCTTCAATGGAGAAGGGAGCTCGCTCATtccatggggaggggaggggggggggggggggggggtgcagcctatccagtcaccaggagccagtgacatcactgagagtgcggcctatccagtcaccaggagccagtgtcatcactgagagtgcggcctatccagtcaccaggagccagtgtcatcactgagagtgcagcctatccagtcactaggaaccagtgacatcactgagagtgcagcctatccagtcactaggaaccagtgacatcactgagagtgcagcctatccagtcaccaggagccagtgacatcactgagagtgccccCGGTTTGTGTAGGGGACAAGCAATCATGAATCCTCTCTTCATTATCCCATTATTTATCCAGGGAAGGCAGAGATGAGCCAATGAAACTGCATGTCATTTGTCTAATCCGTATTACTCCAGGACAGGCCAATCGCTGGTGCCTCATGGCATTCTTAGGCACTTGCTGATGAACTATAAATCCCAGCAGTTGTGGTGACATAGTGACATGTTACTTTTCAGTATATATATGGGGGTAACATGGTTACTGCCCCCTTCCGCCCCCCGGTGGCTGCAGCTCAGTGTTATTGTGGGGGAAAACAATTAAAAAGTTTGACCCAAAGACATTTTTTCATTATAACCCTTCCAAGAACCAAAATGGCAGGAACCTATTGCCCCGGACCTGCACCAGATAGTCTGCCCTCCGAATGCCAATTACCCTGTGGGTAGCGGTTGGTAGAATATACAGCCGACCCTCCGCAGTCACCTCCCGTACATGCCCCAGTACAAGCCACACACCATGGGGTAGTAAAGCTCACTTACCTAAGTTGATGGTGCAATCTCCGCCTCGCTCTACATACATGTGGTAAGTGAAGAAACAAGAGAGCGGCTTGAGTATCAGGCTGAGGATAGCCATCCCGCCACTGAAACGAAACAGGTCCCGTGCGGGGGTAGATTCTGAGGCTATTTCTGCCGACGCAAAGTAAAGGGCGAGAATCAATATGTCCAACACTATGGTGGTAGCCAGCCCGACCAGTAACTGCAGAGGAGACAGGGGTCAGTACAGTACATCACAGCCTGGGAGGTGAAAGGTCAGGGTTCATGATGGTCTTACCATAAAGATCGCATCAACCGAGTCTCTCTGCACAATTGCCCAGATGCCCATGGCCAGGACCGAGAAATTTGCCAGATAATAGGCATTTGGAAGCCAGGGGTAAGTACAGGCGCTGCAAGACATAAAGCAATGGTTGTGACGATGCATTGCTGCAACCACGCTGCGCGCTACGTTCCGGCACTGCCGCAACCACGCTGCGCGCCACGTTCCGGCACTGCCGCAACCACGCTGCGCGCCACGTTCCGGCACTGCCGCAACCACGCTGCGCGCCACGTTCCGGCACTGCCGCAACCACGCTGCGCGCCACGTTCCGGCACTGCCGCAACCACGCTGTGCGCCACGTTCCGGCACTGCCGCAACCACGCTGCAAGCCACTTTACGTTCCGGCACTGCCGCAACCACGCTGCAAGCCACTTTACGTTCCGGCACTGCCGCAACCACGCTGCAAGCCATGTTCCGGCACTGCCGCAATCACGCGGCAAGCCATGTTCCGGCACTGCTGCAATCACGCTGTACGGCACTGCTGTAATCACGCTGTACGGCACGTTCCAACACACTGTACGGCACGTTCCAGCACTGCTGTAATCACGCTATACGGCGCGTTCCCACGCTGTGCGCCACGTTCCGGCACTGCCGCAACCACACTGTGCACCACGTTCCGGCACTGTTGTAATCACGCTGTACGGCACATACTAGCATTGCTGTAATCAGGCTGTATGCCACGTTCCGGCACTGTTGTAATCACGCTGTACGGCACATACTAGCATTGCTGTAATCACGCGGTATGCCATGTTCCAGCACTGCTGTAATCACGCTGTACGGCACATACTAGCATTGCTGTAATCAGGCTGTATGCCACGTTCCGGCACTGCTGTAATCACGCTGTACGGCACATACTAGCATTGCTGTAATCAGGCTGTATGCCACGTTCCAGCACTGCTGTAATCACGCTGTACGGCACATACTAGCATTGCTGTAATCACGCGGTATGCCATGTTCCAGCACTGCTGTAATCACGCTGTACGGCACATACTAGCATTGCTGTAATCACGCGGTATGCCATGTTCCAGCACTGCTGTAATCACGCTGTACGGCACATACTAGCATTGCTGTAATCAGGCTGTATGCCACGTTCCGGCACTGCTGTAATCACGCTGTACGGCACATACTAGCATTGCTGTAATCAGGCTGTATGCCACGTTCCGGCACTGCTGTAATCACGCTGTACGGCACATACTAGCATTGCTGTAATCACGCGGTATGCCATGTTCCAGCACTGCTGTAATCACGCTGTACGGCACATACTAGCATTGCTGTAATCACGCGGTATGCCATGTTCCAGCACTGCTGTAATCACGCTGTACGGCACATACTAGCATTGCTGTAATCAGGCTGTATGCCACGTTCCGGCACTGCTGTAATCACGCTGTACAACGCGTTCTAGCCCTGGGACAACATCTGGGGAGCCGCTGGCTGCCTGACCCTGTACCGAAGTATACCATGGGCCATGACAATATGGCCGCACTGAGTCCCTCGTTACCCTGACACCAGGGGGCTTATTTACTATAACCTGGCGATTCTGATGCATGAAATGATTTCACTAGCAAAATGCGGCTAATAAATGCCCAGCATCAACAGGATCAGAAGTGTCAGGTTTTACATCCcgatgcttagtacatagaccccttggcTGATGTATAGGGGAATAGATTGTGCCATCCCATGTCCTGTGGTTTGCTCATGGCATCTCACTGTAATAGGCAGAGTGTtttctgtggcattaccccccccccccccaccatcatcatcatgatgCCCAGTATTCTGCCACCAATATGGCCGCCAGCAGCAACAACACTAACGCCCATGGGTAAGACTGCCATCAGCACCGCGCCGCATGCGTTCAGTACACAGAGGGCAGCGCTCCGGTAAGTGGCGCCAGTGATActtacaatacagacagcagccaGTGCAGGAAGACAATCGCCTGGGGGGAAGGAGATAAATAGGTTACAGAAGAATAAGGGCTCATTCTATAGCGCAGTGCGGCATCTCCTCCGTACTCCGCCCTGTATACTGCGTAGATGTTACTGACGCACAAACAGGCTCTGTACAGCGGCCAGCGTAATGGCGGGAGCCTGGGTCTCAGCGCGATGAGAGAACATGGAATATAGAGCTCTATCGAGCGCACGTTCTTTCCTGCGCTGTTACATGAAGTGCGATTCCCTCCAGCTCTATCACATGCAGCACGAGGAGCAAGACGCTGCTAATACAACACACGCCCATCacgctgctgtgacatcactgtgacatcactgtgccCTGGGCCAAATACTAAGGGAGGAAAAAGACAAGTCATATCACAAACCCCGGTGCTGTACACATATAATGTAAAGGACACATGTAAGACTACGGGCAGTGGGTGTCAGAGATAACCAATGACGGGAAGCGTCTTATTGTGCTGCGACGCGGAGTGCGGCAATATACGGATAACACAATGGCTGCAatcacagcctggaagctgatgAGGAAAACCTGGCCCTGCAGCGATTGCGTAACAGGGACACTCCCCAGCTTTCTGGAGGATCATATGACAAATCTGCAGGGGTGCAGGGGATTACTCACCATTACGCCACCAGTCTGCAGCAACAAGTCACCGCTGTTTTTTTGTTCAGTTTGAAAACACTTCAAGGACAAGatgttactaagccttggagagagataagtagatggggataaagtaccggccaatcaagcccctaactgccacgttacaggctgtgtgttgAAAAATGATAGCTGGGAGctgattgctggtactttatctctctccaagacttagtacatagacgcCTAAGAACTCTCCtctcagtgctgctgctgtacctATATGGGGGTCTGctgtatggggggagggggcggctTGTAAACAATGTATGGGAACTGAAGGGCGTGAAACACGGATTGGCCCACCGTGTGAACCCTGACCCCTTTATAGCAAGGGTCTACACGCGCAAAGCGATGTGATTGGCTGTTGCGTGTTTAAAGTGGGGGCGGCATACTCAGCTCCATCGCCGGGGGTAACCCATCTCCCCTCACTAGCGTGGGCGACGTCAGAAGTGTGAGTAATTCAGGAGAAAGGAATAGAAAGGGGGCGCAGTCAGACGGGCGTCAGGTAACGACTTTGCTCTCCCCAGCCAGACCTGCAATGCGGACACAGCTGCTGCCAGATCATTGCTATGGGTCACTACAAACGTCCGGTTATTATTAACGCGTCAGGTGGGTGGATAGGCCGCATCGGCGCATAACCGCGTACAGCGCGCGGCTGTCTCCTGCATCGTAACCAAcgcacttctgtcctgctacacgtgTGACTTCCCGGACATCAGGTCAGTGTTGTGCAAACCTGTAATGAAATCTCATTTCCCCTTCTGTGTGCAGTCATTAGGGGAAGTGATCACACGGGGCGACGACACAGCGGCCCAGCGTTCTATATCCTGCAGTGTCCTATCGTTACCTTGCCGTCCCTGTATACTGCACTCTGCCCCAGTATATGCCTACATCTCCGGGCTGCCGGGACGTCCCCACTGTCACACAGCTATATCCTGACAGTGTCCTATCGCTACCTGCCGTCCCTGTATACTGCACTCTGCCCCTGTACACTGCACTCTGCCCCTGTATATGCCTACATCTCCGGCTGCCGGGACGTCCCCACTGTCACACAGCTATATCCTGCAGTGCCCTATCGCTACCTGCCGTCCCTGTATACTGCACTCTGCCCCTGTACACTGCACTCTGCCCCTGTATATGCCTACATCTCCGGCTGCCGGGGACGTCCCACTGTCACACAGCTATATCCTGCAGTGCNNNNNNNNNNNNNNNNNNNNNNNNNNNNNNNNNNNNNNNNNNNNNNNNNNNNNNNNNNNNNNNNNNNNNNNNNNNNNNNNNNNNNNNNNNNNNNNNNNNNNNNNNNNNNNNNNNNNNNNNNNNNNNNNNNNNNNNNNNNNNNNNNNNNNNNNNNNNNNNNNNNNNNNNNNNNNNNNNNNNNNNNNNNNNNNNNNNNNNNNCCCTGCCCCCCCCCTCCAATACAGCATATGTACCCAGTGTACACCAGCACTGCCTCCGTGTGCCCTCATTTAtatacccctgcccccccccctccaatacAGCATATGTACCCAGTGTACACCAGCACTGCCTCTGTGTGCCCTCATTTATATACCCCTGCCCCCCCCTCCAATACAGCATATGTACCCAGTGTACACCAGCACTGCCTCCGTGTGCCCTCATGTAtatacccctgccccccccctccaaTACAGCATATGTACCCAGTGTACACCAGCACTGCCTCCGTGTGCCCTCATGTATATACCCCTGCCCCCCCTCCAATACAGCATATGTACCCAGTCTACACCAGCACTGCCTCCGTGTGCCCTCATGTAtatacccctgccccccccccctccaatacaGCATATGTACCCAGTGTACACCAGGACTGCCTCCGTGTGCCCTCATGTAtatacccctgccccccccctccaaTACAGCATATGTACCCAGTGTACACCAGCACTGCCTCCGTGTGCCCTCATGTATATACCCCTGCCCCCCCCTCCAATACAGCATATGTACCCAGTGTACACCAGCACTGCCTCCGTGTGCCCTCATTTATATACCCCTGCCCCCCCTCCAATACAGCATATGTACCCAGTGTACACCAACACTGCCTCTGTGTGCCCTCATTTAtatacccctgcccccccccctccaatacAGCATATGTACCCACTGTACACCAGCACTGCCTCCGTGTGCCCTCATTTATATACCCCCGCCCCCCCTCCAATACAGCATATGTACCCACTGTACACCAGCACTGCCTCCGTGTGCCCTCATTTATATACCCCCGCCCCCCCTCCAATACAGCATATGTACCCAGTGTACACCAGCACTGCCTCCGTGTGCCCTCATGTATATACCCCTGCCCCCCCCAATACAGCATATGTACCCAGTGTACACCAACACTGCCTCTGTGTGCCC contains these protein-coding regions:
- the AGTRAP gene encoding type-1 angiotensin II receptor-associated protein; the protein is MELPAVNLKAIVFLHWLLSVFACTYPWLPNAYYLANFSVLAMGIWAIVQRDSVDAIFMLLVGLATTIVLDILILALYFASAEIASESTPARDLFRFSGGMAILSLILKPLSCFFTYHMYVERGGDCTINLGFLTVSRDRSNYQTIDHPDTPVEPDKMPSRY